One window from the genome of Oreochromis niloticus isolate F11D_XX linkage group LG20, O_niloticus_UMD_NMBU, whole genome shotgun sequence encodes:
- the smc5 gene encoding structural maintenance of chromosomes protein 5 gives MAEPSKRQRLSHINSSSQTSSKSLSSIFTDSQDEGLEGEGRYVEGSILRITMKNFLTYDYSVVYPGPNLNMIVGANGTGKSSIVCAICLCLAGKTAVLGRGDKVGLYVKRGCKKGHVEIELYKRGGNVVIFREIHAENNQSLWMLNDRQCSQKAVEEEVKALRIQVSNLCQFLPQEKVGEFAKMSKIELLEATEKSVGPPEMYEYHCELKNFRNKERELENIVKEKASFLEKAKQRNERNKHDVNRYYEKKRHLDVIELLEKKKPWVEYETTRKELEGVKKERDEAKKQLLSLKQTQAPMVKKIQQIEEQLKPTEAQIKAKTAAIKEASLKCKQKQDQLDRKNKEIDDIKQKCRLKQMEEEDHQKRISNTRRTIEDLKAELAKVGDQPDVTPRINAVNADLRRIQEERAKIEGEKGDLRREKDNLCAESRMLEKKLNDMNNMMNAKEEKLRGRHRDTHTALQWLRQNKQLFRGNVYEPMMLVINVKDHRFAKYVENHISFHDLRAFVFQRKDDMEKFMIEVRDKMNLKVNSICAPEESCSKRPPSRNIESLRRFGFFTYLREMFDAPDEVMSYLCHQYRVHDVPVGNERTKSMIKTVIEEPYLKVLYTTEERYTVKRSFYSNKISTSNSAVHPSQYLTITVDAEEKRQLEQQMKSCESKLRDIDERMKALQKEAVALDRRDNELLAEKKRLSELKGKKRQLEQKISTKQDSLKQMEQNIIDLKKIEEETKEKIAAVNAEKVTIVTAFMAQMKLRAKLTMEKVHLALETVGLTAEKNKLENDCREGASDLRTTDQKCSRLEQRKVQLTDQCKGLLKRAKAICKMQPDQSLPEDLRNAFSKLPDTLDEVDAMLNEERSRAECFTGLSENVVDEYNRREQEIKQMEKELEEKSNALNAYRQNISEAKERWLNPLKHLVEQINEKFSAFFRSMQCAGEVDLHSENEEEYDKYGIRIRVKFHATTQLHELTPYHQSGGERSVSTMLYLMALQELNRCPFRVVDEINQGMDPVNERRVFDIVVRTACKETTSQYFFITPKLLQNLTYAEEMTILCVHNGPHMLSPNQWDERAFVRRCLERKARA, from the exons ATGGCCGAACCCAGCAAACGACAGAGGCTCAGTCACATTAACAGCAGCTCACAAACTTCGAGTAAAAGCTTATCGAGCATTTTCACGGACAGTCAGGACGAAGGACTCGAGGGGGAGGGTCGATATGTGGAGGGATCCATACTTCGGATCACCATGAAGAACTTCCT GACGTACGACTACTCTGTGGTGTATCCTGGACCTAATCTGAACATGATTGTCGGGGCCAATGGTACTGGAAAGTCCAGCATTGTGTGTGCCATCTGTCTGTGTCTGGCTGGCAAGACAGCTGTTCTTGGCAGAGGTGATAAG gttggGCTCTATGTCAAGCGTGGTTGCAAAAAAGGCCATGTTGAAATTGAACT gtaCAAAAGAGGTGGTAACGTAGTGATTTTTAGAGAGATACATGCGGAGAACAATCAGTCTCTGTGGATGTTGAATGATCGGCAGTGCAGCCAGAAGGCGGTGGAAGAGGAAGTCAAAGCTCTGCGCATCCAAGTCAGCAACCTCTGTCAGTTTCTACCTCAG GAAAAAGTTGGCGAGTTTGCCAAGATGTCCAAAATTGAGTTGCTGGAAGCAACTGAGAAGTCAGTGGGCCCACCAGAGATGTATGAATACCACTGTGAGCTCAAAAACTTCCGCAACAAAGAACGAGAACTGGAG AACATTGTGAAGGAGAAAGCAAGCTTCCTGGAGAAAGCCAAGCAGCGAAATGAAAGGAATAAACACGATGTAAACCGTTACTACGAAAAAAAGAGGCATCTGGATGTAATCGAGTTGCTCGAGAAGAAGAAACCATGGGTG GAGTACGAGACCACACGTAAGGAACTTGAGGGTGTGAAGAAGGAGCGTGACGAGGCGAAAAAGCAGCTTTTAAGCCTAAAGCAGACCCAGGCGCCCATGGTGAAGAAGATCCAACAGATTGAGGAGCAGCTGAAGCCAACTGAGGCACAGATAAAGGCTAAG actGCTGCCATCAAAGAAGCCTCGCTGAAGTGCAAACAGAAACAAGATCAGCTGGATCGAAAAAACAAAGAG ATTGACGATATTAAACAAAAATGCAGACTCAAGCAGATGGAGGAGGAAGACCACCAGAAGCGAATCAGCAACACCAGAAGAACCATCGAAGACCTGAAGGCGGAGCTTGCCAAAGTTGGCGACCAGCCTGATGTAACCCCGCGCATCAACGCCGTCAACGCTGATCTGAGGCGCATTCAGGAGGAGAGAGCCAAGATCGAAGGGGAGAAGGGCGACCTGCGCAGGGAGAAGGACAACCTTTGTGCTGAATCCAGAA TGTTGGAGAAGAAGCTCAATGACATGAACAACATGATGAATGCCAAAGAGGAGAAGCTGCGAGGACGtcacagggacacacacactGCCCTCCAGTGGCTCAGACAGAACAAGCAACTCTTTCGTGGAAACGTCTACGAGCCCATGATGCTGGTG ATCAATGTGAAGGATCACCGCTTTGCTAAGTATGTGGAGAACCACATCTCATTCCACGACCTCCGTGCGTTCGTTTTCCAGAGGAAAGACGACATGGAGAAGTTTATGATCGAG GTCCGTGACAAGATGAACTTGAAGGTGAACTCCATCTGTGCTCCGGAGGAGTCATGTTCTAAGCGACCGCCATCCCGAAATATTGAGTCCCTGAg GCGTTTTGGGTTCTTCACCTACCTCCGAGAGATGTTTGACGCCCCCGATGAGGTCATGAGTTACCTCTGTCACCAGTACAGGGTGCATGACGTGCCAGTGGGCAATGAGCGAACCAAATCCATGATTAAAACG GTGATTGAGGAGCCCTACCTCAAGGTGCTGTACACAACAGAGGAGAGGTACACTGTCAAAAGGTCCTTTTACTCTAACAAGATAAGCACCAGCAACTCTGCGGTACACCCTTCCCAGTACCTCACCATCACTGTGGATGCTGAAGAGAAACGGCAGCTAGAGCAGCAGATGAAG TCCTGTGAGTCAAAGCTGCGAGACATCGACGAGAGGATGAAGGCCTTGCAGAAGGAAGCTGTTGCACTGGACCGCCGTGACAATGAACTGTTGGCAGAGAAGAAGCGTCTCTCTGAACTAAAGGGGAAAAAACGACAACTGGAGCAGAAAATTAGTACCAAACAGGACAG TCTGAAGCAGATGGAGCAGAATATTATTGACCTGAAAAAGATTGAGGAGGAGACTAAAGAGAAAATTGCAGCTGTAAATGCTGAGAAAGTGACCATAGTGACTGCATTCATGGCCCAAATGAAG CTGAGAGCCAAGCTGACGATGGAGAAGGTGCATCTGGCGTTGGAGACGGTGGGACTGACGGCAGAGAAGAACAAGCTCGAGAATGACTGCAGAGAAGGTGCCTCTGACCTGAGGACCACTGAT caaaaatgCAGCCGTCTGGAGCAGAGAAAGGTGCAGCTGACAGACCAGTGCAAAGGGCTGTTGAAGAGAGCAAAGGCGATCTGTAAGATGCAGCCTGATCAGTCATTACCCGAAGACCTGCGTAAT GCTTTCAGCAAGCTCCCCGACACGCTGGATGAGGTCGATGCCATGCTGAATGAGGAGCGCTCCAGAGCCGAGTGCTTCACTGGCCTCAGTGAAAAT GTTGTCGATGAGTACAACAGGAGAGAGCAGGAGATTAAACAAATGGAGAAAGAGCTGGAAGAAAAGAGCAACGCCCTGAATGCCTACCGACAGAACATATCTGAG GCTAAGGAACGCTGGCTTAATCCTCTGAAACATCTGGTTGAACAGATAAATGAGAAGTTCAGTGCTTTCTTTCGCTCCATGCAGTGTGCAGGAGAAGTTGATCTGCATTCAGAGAATGAG GAGGAGTACGACAAGTACGGGATCCGCATCCGGGTGAAGTTTCACGCCACCACCCAGCTCCACGAGCTGACGCCTTACCATCAGAGTGGAGGAGAGCGCAGTGTCTCCACCATGCTTTACCTCATGGCTTTGCAGGAGCTCAACCGCTGTCCCTTCAGAGTGGTGGATGAGATCAATCAG GGAATGGATCCTGTAAATGAAAGAAGAGTCTTTGACATTGTGGTCCGCACAGCCTGCAAAGAGACAACGTCCCAGTACTTCTTCATAACACCTAAA ctgctgcagaatCTTACGTATGCCGAGGAGATGACCATCCTTTGCGTCCATAACGGCCCCCACATGCTCTCCCCCAACCAGTGGGACGAGAGGGCTTTCGTCAGACGGTGTCTTGAAAGAAAAGCCAGGGCATGA
- the cfap276 gene encoding cilia- and flagella-associated protein 276: MSNRDPFPSPRVENDLTLSGYRPQQKKTYNKPTHIAQTEEPWSRLHDTATVASTQRSILNCMQTPNDSLDLQLNAVYDHHKNCFWSKNQILYQKETVSEDHRKEANLEMEEAENGITVWVDKQRRSIRIS; the protein is encoded by the exons ATGTCAAATCGGGATCCTTTCCCCTCTCCGAGGGTAGAAAACGACCTCACTCTCAGCGGCTACAGGCCGCAGCAG AAAAAAACTTACAATAAACCAACTCACATCGCCCAGACTGAGGAACCCTGGAGTCGCCTCCACGACACAGCCACTGTGGCCAGCACCCAGCGGAGTATTTTGAACTGTATGCAG ACTCCAAACGACAGCCTTGACCTTCAGCTAAACGCGGTCTACGATCACCACAAGAACTGCTTCTGGAGCAAGAACCAGATTTTGTACCAGAAGGAGACTGTCTCTGAAGACCACAG GAAAGAGGCAAACTTAGAAATGGAGGAAGCAGAAAATGGAATCACAGTGTGGGTCGACAAACAGAGGCGTTCTATTCGCATCAGCTGA
- the elapor1 gene encoding UPF0577 protein KIAA1324, whose amino-acid sequence MQPGLTHLSHCLLWLLFLQTSADLPMCKESDYHFEYTECDVLGSRWRVAVPNKADTCTGLPDPVKGTQCTFSCNEGEYLDMQSQQCQKCAAGTYSLGTSVAFDEWDSLPSGFVTHGVITNEGYDQTDCSNSTWTPKGDYIASNTDECTATLSYAVNLKQPGTLSFEYFYPDNSIYFEFFVQNDQCQSTDSNSRWMRISENSWSKYTVELNKGNNVLYWRTIAYSLQSSAVKPVLLRNIQISGVAYTSECFHCKPGTHSANPGSARCTPCPADTYSNKGATTCRECEEDKYAVIGSASCKPRPACTSSDYFYTHTPCDSEGKTQLMYKWIEPKICTETVEGALKLPASGERQTCPPCNPGFFVSNSSSCEPCPSGSFSNGTVCTECPAGTEPVVGFEYKWWNTMPANMKSSVFSQVFSDSDRRTAWEVAGEYIYTTPGDQDTDYLMLTLSVPGYRLPQSMVKDAERSELSRITFVFETICTADCELYFLAGYNQWNNDVVERWNGRNHKQSYSYLIQSNSTVSFTWTFKRTEEYGMERNYSADVAKIYSIVITNAIGGVATKCRRCALTSVKAGSACVLCPPGHYMVNGTGACQKCPPNTFIRTDQPVGEAACIRCGPNTKTNKAYTACLSDCMLDVRTSKGGRLHYDFSPLANVTSVHSSPRFTNKGLRYFHRFNLGLCGTEGRMPASCVDNVTESGREVKGYVCQSTVVPSDIRSQSLVSSQPFLIGDSLIGVTTETKLGNISSPKWFPAAVGLPDVIFYYRSSDATQACKQGRSATVRMRCDPAVTTKDHIMLPSNCSEGTCDGCTFHFLWQSQHACPLCTKNHYREIVSACIQGIQRTTYVWQHPVQCYGGQPLPAQKVSACVTLDFWLKFGVSTGAVAAVLLISLICYFWKKTRKLQYKYSRLMMTSGGRECELPTADSCAIMEGEDAEDDLMDLTKKSFFTKIKSFSRERTSDGFDSVPLKSSSSRQRLVEEDSDDEIEQITLPRHRGSVQM is encoded by the exons ATGCAGCCCGGCCTGACACACCTGAGCCACTGCCTGCTGTGGCTGCTTTTTTTGCAAACCTCCGCGGATCTGCCCATGTGCAAAGAG TCAGATTATCACTTTGAGTACACAGAGTGTGACGTCCTCGGGTCAAGATGGAGAGTTGCAGTTCCCAACAAAGCTGACACATGCACGGGCCTCCCGGATCCAGTCAAAGGGACTCAGTGCA CGTTCTCTTGTAATGAGGGGGAGTACCTTGATATGCAGTCACAGCAGTGTCAGAAATGTGCTGCGGGCACCTACTCTCTGGGCACCAGCGTGGCCTTTGACGAGTGGGACAGCCTGCCGTCTGGTTTTGTCACTCACGGCGTGATAACGAACGAGGGGTATGACCAAACGGACTGCTCCAA CTCAACCTGGACACCAAAGGGTGACTACATAGCCTCGAACACAGATGAATGCACTGCGACGCTGTCCTACGCCGTGAACCTGAAACAGCCTGGAACTCTGTCCTTTGAATATTTCTATCCTGACAACAGCATCTATTTTGAGTTCTTT GTTCAGAATGACCAGTGTCAGTCGACAGACTCTAACAGCCGGTGGATGCGGATCTCGGAGAACAGCTGGAGCAAATACACG GTAGAACTAAATAAGGGCAACAATGTGTTGTACTGGCGAACTATAGCGTACTCCCTGCAGAGCAGCGCTGTCAAACCTGTGCTGCTGAGAAACATTCAGATATCAG GGGTGGCCTACACATCAGAGTGTTTCCACTGTAAACCCGGCACCCACAGTGCAAACCCAGGGTCTGCACGTTGTACCCCCTGCCCCGCTGATACCTACTCCAATAAGGGTGCCACTACTTGCCGTGAATGTGAGGAAGACAAATACGCAG TGATCGGTTCAGCGAGCTGCAAACCGAGACCTGCATGTACAAGCAGTGACTACTTCTATACCCACACCCCCTGTGACTCTGAGGGAAAG ACTCAGCTCATGTACAAATGGATCGAGCCTAAGATCTGCACTGAGACTGTCGAAGGAGCACTGAAGCTTCCCGCATCAGGGGAGAGGCAAACCTGTCCGCCATGCAACCCGGGTTTCTTTGTCTCCAACTCCTCCAGCTGTGAGCCCTGTCCCAGCGGATCCTTCTCTAACGGAACAG TTTGCACCGAGTGCCCTGCTGGCACAGAACCGGTGGTGGGGTTTGAGTACAAATGGTGGAACACGATGCCGGCCAACATGAAGAGCTCTGTCTTCAGTCAAGTGTTCAGTGACTCTGACCGGCGTACTG CATGGGAGGTGGCTGGAGAGTATATCTACACCACCCCCGGGGATCAGGACACAGACTATCTAATGCTCACGCTCAGTGTCCCCGGATACAG GTTGCCTCAGTCCATGGTCAAAGATGCTGAGAGGAGTGAGCTATCTCGCATCACCTTCGTCTTTGAGACCATTTGTACAGCTGACTGTGAACTTTACTTCCTGGCG GGATATAATCAGTGGAACAACGATGTGGTGGAGCGCTGGAATGGCAGAAACCACAAGCAGTCATACTCCTACTTGATCCAGAGCAACAGCACCGTCAGCTTCACCTGGACGTTTAAGCGAACAGAGGAATATGGCATG GAGAGGAACTACAGCGCAGATGTCGCAAAGATCTACTCCATCGTCATCACCAACGCCATCGGAGGCGTGGCCACGAAGTGTCGCCGCTGTGCTCTGACGTCTGTTAAGGCCGGCTCTGCCTGTGTGCTCTGCCCACCGGGACACTACATGGTCAACGGGACAGGAGCGTGTCAGAAGTGCCCGCCAAACACCTTCATCAGGACTGATCAGCCAGTTGGGGAAGCTGCTTGTATTCGGTGTGGgccaaacacaaagacaaacaag GCCTATACAGCTTGTCTCAGTGACTGCATGCTGGATGTGCGCACAAGCAAAGGAGGGCGGCTACACTACGATTTCTCTCCTTTGGCCAACGTCACCAGCGTCCATAGCAGCCCCCGCTTCACCAACAAAGGCCTGCGGTACTTCCATCGCTTTAATCTGGGCCTGTGTGGGACAGAG GGCCGAATGCCAGCTTCCTGTGTGGATAATGTAACAGAGAGTGGGAGAGAGGTCAAAGGTTATGTCTGTCAGTCCACTGTGGTTCCCTCTGACATCAGGAGTCAGAGCCTTGTGTCCTCACAGCCTTTCCTTATTGGTGACTCACTCATTG GTGTAACCACTGAGACGAAACTTGGCAACATCTCTTCTCCAAAGTGGTTCCCTGCAGCAGTGGGCCTGCCAGATGTTATATTCTATTACAG GTCCAGTGATGCAACTCAGGCTTGTAAACAAGGCCGGTCAGCTACAGTCAGGATGAGATGCGATCCCGCAGTGACCACTAAAGATCACATCATGCTGCCAAG TAACTGTTCAGAGGGGACATGCGATGGTTGCACGTTCCACTTCCTGTGGCAGAGCCAGCATGCGTGTCCACTCTGCACCAAAAACCACTACAGAGAAATCGTCAGTGCTTGCATCCAGGGAATACAG AGAACCACCTATGTGTGGCAGCACCCTGTGCAGTGTTACGGAGGACAGCCGCTGCCTGCACAAAAAGTCAGCGCTTGCGTGACTCTGGATTTCTGGCTCAAGTTTGGTGTTTCCACCGGAGCCGTCGCTGCTGTGTTGCTCATCAGTCTCATCTGTTATTTTTGGAAAAAGACACGCAA GCTGCAGTATAAGTACTCCAGGCTGATGATGACCTCTGGGGGTAGGGAGTGCGAGCTGCCCACCGCAGACAGCTGTGCAATAATGGAGGGAGAGGATGCAGAGGACGACCTCATGGACCTCACCAAGAAATCCTTTTTCACCAAAATTAAGTCTTTCTCACGCGAG AGAACATCCGACGGATTTGACTCGGTTCCCCTTAAGTCATCATCTTCACGCCAGCGATTAGTAGAGGAAGACTCTGATGATGAAATAGAGCAGATCACTCTACCAAGGCACAGAGGAAGTGTTCAGATGTAG